Proteins encoded within one genomic window of Bermanella sp. WJH001:
- the dcd gene encoding dCTP deaminase, with product MRLSDGDIEAALESGHIKLTPQPDSKAISGISVDLRLANSFRVFSNNSVPFLDLSGDRDQLNKNIDRVMGKEIIVEGDDALFIHPGELVLGSTLESVEIPDDLVGWLDGRSSLARLGLMVHVTAGRIDPGWKGQVVLEFYNLGKMPLALRPEMIICALSFETLSSPAQRPYRLRENAKYRNQQGAISSRMGDD from the coding sequence ATGCGTTTAAGTGATGGTGATATCGAAGCGGCTCTAGAAAGTGGCCATATTAAATTGACTCCGCAACCGGATTCTAAGGCTATTTCGGGTATCAGTGTTGATTTGCGTTTAGCCAATAGCTTTCGTGTGTTTAGCAATAACTCAGTGCCGTTTTTGGATTTGTCCGGCGATCGTGATCAGCTGAACAAAAATATCGATCGTGTAATGGGTAAAGAAATCATTGTTGAAGGCGATGATGCATTGTTTATTCACCCAGGTGAGTTGGTGTTAGGTTCAACCCTTGAGTCGGTAGAGATTCCTGATGACTTGGTTGGCTGGTTAGATGGCCGCTCAAGTTTGGCCCGTTTAGGTTTAATGGTGCACGTCACCGCAGGTCGAATTGACCCAGGTTGGAAAGGGCAGGTGGTATTGGAGTTTTATAATCTTGGCAAAATGCCATTGGCTTTGCGCCCAGAAATGATTATATGTGCGTTATCGTTTGAAACATTATCAAGCCCAGCGCAGCGCCCGTATCGCTTACGTGAAAATGCGAAGTACCGTAATCAACAAGGGGCCATATCATCGCGTATGGGTGATGATTAA
- a CDS encoding GNAT family N-acetyltransferase, whose protein sequence is MSQLCAINKTRHQRQVIWLAGDHHWAWQYINPWLAGFKHNTYVGQATLKHAYLTCTKASKPNTLLGYESDNVVFDAHHGLFPDAITAISGTLLPGGFLFLLTPPLKDYPLFSDEFAKGRTSLGFEDQCNNQHTIKRLLSCAIDHDVIILEQDKPQDLDALFKPHLAQLITTTEHSDNNIANLISTNTPINPTNDQQSAFKCVLDITRKAIRANQNEPATSNQQQLSVITADRGRGKSHVLGMLADSLINSSKDNGINYYLCAPNKASTSSVYKYLSDATKHELQFVAPERLLESAKPNDIVFIDEAASLPIGQLIKWSQHFKHIIMATTTHGYEGTGKGFQIRFFEHLNQLATHQHFTWQQHTLTQPVRYSAHDPLERWLFDAFCLDSEPSALAFSPNEIKQGFNTIEIKYLSKKALSQSPDLLRQVFALLVQAHYQTKPSDLRDLLDAPGLHLFAQLITINQTQHVIGVCLINDEGPIINGPSSHEDLHQDILNGYRRPKGHLIPQVLAHHMGAMDGLNLKGARIVRIATLENIQRCGLGSDLLKAVTHYCKQNQYDYLGSSFANTEDVRHFWFKNEFKLIRQGNKQDKASGTQSALVIYGLTAQGLKLEEDSVHFFDRQDLPILSIDDLKPNEARLLDAFLEHSGSYESAKMILKRMTGFNLSLPKKPSKEFKAEVKDWLGI, encoded by the coding sequence TTGTCACAGCTTTGCGCCATCAATAAAACACGTCATCAACGGCAGGTTATTTGGCTGGCAGGCGATCACCACTGGGCATGGCAATATATCAACCCTTGGCTTGCTGGGTTTAAACACAATACTTATGTGGGCCAAGCAACCCTTAAACACGCTTACCTGACTTGCACCAAAGCCAGCAAACCCAATACATTGTTAGGTTACGAAAGTGATAACGTGGTATTTGATGCACACCACGGTTTATTCCCCGATGCCATAACCGCCATTAGCGGCACACTGCTACCGGGTGGTTTTTTATTTTTACTGACCCCACCCTTAAAAGACTACCCTTTATTTAGTGATGAGTTTGCCAAAGGGCGCACCAGTCTAGGCTTTGAAGACCAATGCAACAACCAGCACACCATAAAGCGCCTATTAAGCTGTGCTATTGATCACGACGTCATCATCCTTGAGCAAGATAAACCTCAAGACTTAGATGCATTATTTAAACCTCACTTAGCGCAGTTAATCACCACCACTGAGCATAGTGACAACAATATCGCCAACCTAATAAGCACAAATACACCCATTAACCCAACAAATGATCAACAAAGTGCCTTTAAATGCGTTTTAGATATCACTAGAAAAGCCATTCGAGCTAACCAAAATGAGCCTGCCACTTCAAATCAGCAACAACTAAGCGTGATTACAGCAGACCGTGGTCGCGGTAAATCACACGTACTTGGCATGTTGGCAGATTCATTGATAAATTCATCAAAAGATAACGGTATAAACTATTATCTATGTGCTCCCAACAAGGCATCCACCAGCTCGGTTTATAAGTATTTAAGTGACGCTACCAAGCATGAACTTCAATTTGTGGCACCTGAGCGCCTTTTAGAATCAGCCAAGCCCAATGACATAGTGTTCATTGATGAAGCCGCCAGCCTACCCATCGGCCAACTCATAAAGTGGAGCCAGCACTTCAAACACATCATCATGGCAACCACTACCCACGGTTATGAAGGTACTGGCAAGGGTTTTCAAATTCGGTTTTTTGAACACCTTAATCAACTGGCCACGCATCAGCATTTCACTTGGCAGCAACATACCCTGACTCAGCCTGTGCGCTATAGCGCACACGACCCACTAGAGCGCTGGCTATTTGATGCCTTTTGCCTAGACAGCGAGCCCAGTGCCCTCGCCTTTTCGCCAAATGAAATCAAACAGGGCTTTAACACAATAGAGATTAAATACTTAAGCAAAAAAGCCTTAAGCCAATCCCCTGATTTATTAAGGCAAGTATTCGCCTTATTAGTACAAGCCCACTATCAAACTAAACCAAGCGATCTTCGCGACTTACTCGATGCTCCTGGTCTGCATTTATTTGCACAGCTCATTACCATTAATCAAACACAACATGTCATTGGCGTGTGTTTAATCAATGATGAAGGTCCCATTATTAATGGGCCAAGCTCTCACGAGGACCTACACCAAGATATTTTAAATGGTTACCGCCGCCCCAAAGGCCATTTGATTCCACAGGTTTTGGCTCACCACATGGGCGCAATGGACGGGCTTAATTTAAAAGGCGCGCGTATCGTTCGCATTGCCACCCTAGAAAACATTCAACGCTGCGGTTTAGGCAGCGACCTTTTAAAAGCCGTGACTCATTATTGCAAACAAAACCAATACGATTACCTAGGCTCAAGTTTTGCCAACACAGAAGATGTGCGTCACTTTTGGTTTAAAAATGAATTCAAATTAATTAGACAAGGCAACAAACAAGATAAAGCCAGTGGCACCCAATCCGCGCTGGTGATTTATGGTCTCACCGCACAAGGCTTAAAACTAGAAGAAGACAGCGTGCATTTTTTTGATCGCCAAGATTTACCCATTTTGAGTATTGATGACTTAAAACCTAACGAAGCACGCTTGCTCGATGCTTTTTTAGAACACAGCGGCAGCTATGAAAGCGCCAAGATGATTTTAAAGCGCATGACAGGATTTAACTTAAGTTTGCCGAAAAAACCCAGCAAAGAATTTAAAGCTGAGGTAAAAGATTGGCTGGGAATTTGA